In Arachis ipaensis cultivar K30076 unplaced genomic scaffold, Araip1.1 Aipa1311, whole genome shotgun sequence, the sequence aaattaattataattataatattattttaaattttattatttaatttgattggACTTAACTTATAAAAAGACTTATGTATAGCACTATTTAATATATGTAAATCACGAGTCAATTAAGGGTCAAACATGGTGTGATCTCCCTTCCAAATATAGGTTTCAATTTTATATTGCACATGCTCCACGAAAATGGAAAATAATGAAATTGAGGTGTTGCACTTGCACCTTCCCCACACACACTGCTTCCCATTAAAAGGAAATAGTTAAGACTAAAGAGAGATGAAAATGGCAAACAGCTCCATtattcccatcaagtttttgataCTTGTAGCTCTTGCAAACATTTGTGTTTCACAGGATTTTGATTTTTTCTACTTTGTACAACAGGTAGCTGATTAGCCTAAGCCATTTAATTTTCTTCTACCTCTTCGTTTTTGGGCAAAGTAATTAATTAAGATTAATGATCCTTATCACTGTTGCAGTGGCCAGGTTCATCCTGTGACACAAAGCAAGGTTGCTGCTTTCCTCAGACAGGAAAACCAGCCTCCAATTTCACCGTTCATGGCCTTTGGCCTAATTTCAACAATGGATCATTTCCATCCAATTGCAAATCTGTAGAAAACTCCTTCGACGAATCCAAGGTACATACATGCTTATTACTACTACTTCAGTTAGGTTATTATCCGCATTGCTCTTCTAATTTTGTTTTATCACCTGTGATGGCTGCTTTATTATATAGCTGGTTCACAAACACAGGATATTATACAATAGGATACCAATATGAAGATCAATATAGTAATGATAGAACTATAGTTTAACCTATAGAATTAAGAGAAACATAACATAAATCAGTATTAACATTAACATAGACTAAAACTTACATAAATAATGTGTTATTTGTGATGTACCGTACCATATCATCAGATGAGTGACATAGTTCCAAGAGCAGAAACAAGTTGGGCAGCATTCTCTTGTCCAAGCAAGAAGAAGACAAACAGCACAAACAGCGACAACATGAAGCTCTGGAAACATGAATGGGACAAACATGGCACTTGCTCCCACTCTGTTCTTGACCAACATGCATACTTTGACTTCACTTTGAACCTCAAGGACCACATTGACCTCCTTCAAATCCTTCTAAATAATGGTAATTAACCACTTTTATGGaccaattatatataaaaatacatcTTCCAATTAAATACTTTCACATTATATTGATGCATGCAGGAATCAAACCAGATGGAAAGAACTACAGCGTTGAAAAGataagacaagttataaaagaagCAACAGGGTTTGAAGCTGGCATAAGCTGCAACACAGATGCTTCTGGTAATGTCCAGCTTAATGAGATAGTTCTTTGTGTTGATAAATCAGCAGCCTCCAGAAGCTTCATTGAATGTCCAATACTACCAGATGCAAATTGTCCAGACAATGTTGAGTTCCCCATTTTCTAGTTTAAGGATTCACTTCAGGAATTCTGTTCTATTCTTCTTGTTTGTTATTGTCAATTGTTAATacgaataaatttttttatttatttagaaaTCATGAAAATAAGTGAagtcttttaattatttttcttaaaatgatGTGCTctattattctcatttttttcatctcctctaggttttgtttttctgttttcagAAATGCTACATTAACAATTGTATTGGA encodes:
- the LOC107624625 gene encoding ribonuclease 1-like, whose product is MKMANSSIIPIKFLILVALANICVSQDFDFFYFVQQWPGSSCDTKQGCCFPQTGKPASNFTVHGLWPNFNNGSFPSNCKSVENSFDESKMSDIVPRAETSWAAFSCPSKKKTNSTNSDNMKLWKHEWDKHGTCSHSVLDQHAYFDFTLNLKDHIDLLQILLNNGIKPDGKNYSVEKIRQVIKEATGFEAGISCNTDASGNVQLNEIVLCVDKSAASRSFIECPILPDANCPDNVEFPIF